From the genome of Acidobacteriota bacterium:
CCGGCGCCACCCCGAGTAATACGCAAAGTCGAGCACGTCCTGATAGGACGCTGGCGCATGGGCGCGGACCTTCAGGTACTCGTCATGTTCGAAGAACCCCTCGCGCGGCGGATTCTCTTCCAACCGGTTCGGAAACAGGGGCATGCGCTCCAATAGACCGCGCCGAATGGCCAACTGAAACATGCGGCTGAGCGCGGAGGTTTCGCGGTTAATTGTCGCGGCTTCCGCACCTTGCTTTCGGCGGTGCAGCTGGTAGCTGCGCACGCTGTCGCCGGTCATGGCCTCAGCGGCCCAGCCGCCGAAGAAGCCGCGCAGGTGTTCGACGCGCGGCCGCGCCGTGTTCATCGTCCGATAGCGCTGCAGCACGTAGTCTTCCAAGTACGCCCGCGCCATCGTGTCGAATGTCAGCGGCGTGCCTTCGGGTACCGGGGTCAGGTCAAGGGGAGGGTTCTTCTGTCCGCGCATCGTCGTGGAATCTCCTCCGGTCGGTTGGAAGCCGCGACGTGCGGCTTCCCAGACCGGTGTCCGCACATTCGCTCTGTCCGGCGCCGAAGTGAAGTCCTTTGTGACCAGGCGAAGACACAGCGATGGACTCAGACAGACGTGTGACGGCC
Proteins encoded in this window:
- a CDS encoding site-specific integrase translates to MRGQKNPPLDLTPVPEGTPLTFDTMARAYLEDYVLQRYRTMNTARPRVEHLRGFFGGWAAEAMTGDSVRSYQLHRRKQGAEAATINRETSALSRMFQLAIRRGLLERMPLFPNRLEENPPREGFFEHDEYLKVRAHAPASYQDVLDFAYYSGWRRNEILELTWNEVDLGGGVIRLPARRSKTKTGRMLPISAPLRQVLDRRTRARRLGDQRVFRRDGVTVRAWRYALRDACRKAKVPHRLLHDCRRTAARNLIRAGVPERIAMLLTGHKTRAVFDRYNIVNERELLTAGERLAAYVAKIGS